A window from Aquiluna borgnonia encodes these proteins:
- a CDS encoding glycosyltransferase family 2 protein, which translates to MIKLTLGYSTLASRVESIVEPPVHDNWESVLIVQNPSGEAWESNRSKQLASRADTSFEILQSKGVAKSRNRAIWLARGEYLVFSDDDITFSESGLETALEFLDQHPAYSLLLAQAVDETGALRKRYPSGVAELNSFNSARAATYEMIIRVDAVRRLGVVFDEQFGAGAENYLGDEYIFIVDLMRAGGRCVFAPITIATHPTESSGSRWGSDRDRVARAKIFTRVFGVWAPFVRLPFGIRRLKELGGLGNLLKFVFAK; encoded by the coding sequence ATGATCAAGCTCACCCTGGGTTACTCGACCCTAGCCTCAAGAGTCGAGAGCATAGTTGAACCCCCGGTTCACGATAACTGGGAGAGTGTGCTGATTGTCCAAAACCCAAGCGGAGAGGCTTGGGAATCTAATCGAAGCAAGCAGCTAGCGTCTCGAGCCGACACCAGCTTCGAAATTCTTCAATCCAAAGGAGTGGCGAAATCTCGCAACCGGGCGATCTGGCTGGCTAGAGGTGAGTACCTGGTTTTCAGCGACGATGACATCACGTTTAGTGAGTCCGGCCTGGAGACTGCGCTTGAGTTTTTAGATCAGCATCCCGCCTACTCACTCCTGCTTGCCCAGGCGGTTGATGAAACTGGAGCCTTGCGAAAGCGCTATCCTTCCGGGGTGGCCGAGCTAAACAGCTTCAATAGCGCACGAGCCGCCACCTACGAAATGATCATCCGGGTCGATGCGGTTCGGCGCTTAGGCGTGGTCTTTGACGAGCAATTTGGGGCCGGGGCTGAGAACTACCTGGGTGATGAATACATTTTTATTGTTGACCTGATGCGCGCCGGGGGAAGGTGTGTCTTTGCTCCAATTACCATCGCCACCCACCCGACCGAGTCCTCGGGTTCGCGCTGGGGTTCGGACCGGGACAGAGTTGCAAGAGCAAAGATCTTCACCCGGGTGTTTGGTGTCTGGGCACCGTTTGTCAGGTTGCCTTTTGGCATCCGGAGGCTCAAAGAGCTGGGTGGGCTGGGAAATCTTCTGAAGTTTGTGTTTGCTAAATAA
- a CDS encoding DUF2256 domain-containing protein, which produces MRGVKKENLPEKPCERCGRPMVWRKKWEKTWDQVRFCSEKCKRTKDL; this is translated from the coding sequence TTGCGCGGAGTCAAAAAAGAGAATCTCCCGGAGAAGCCTTGTGAGCGCTGCGGCAGGCCCATGGTTTGGCGCAAGAAGTGGGAAAAGACCTGGGATCAGGTGCGGTTTTGCTCTGAGAAGTGCAAGCGGACTAAAGATCTTTAG
- a CDS encoding DUF3048 domain-containing protein, whose translation MQNGSKIAALVLSALVLTGCSAPEPVPTATASPTATVTEEPTPEPVFLTAPLTGVEYLEGTNPYLLLPAVSAKIDNTYNGRPQLALNDADVVYVTRVEGGMTRLLPVWHSRMPESIGPVRSVRPVDASIIDPYSGVFVYSGGQSPFKNAARDTGLVMSDEDTEQSNDTYYREKSRVAPWNLFFRAQLLQSMHPEQTPPQAGFEFAAIPSAVSLGTAVTEFEVKYPQLRSTWMPGTASFPWGASSEPAWIRWMDGSEHLQEGGDQVVAKNVVVMEVEHDLSFVDPKYGAIPKAKLIENQGVAHVFSDGFYLRGTWSKAGSEAPIKLSLEGGEPLTLAIGNTWVEMMDLPKSKLKITEPEVVSE comes from the coding sequence ATGCAAAATGGTTCAAAGATCGCCGCTTTAGTCCTCTCCGCCCTGGTTCTAACAGGCTGCTCAGCACCGGAGCCCGTACCGACCGCCACCGCAAGTCCAACGGCAACGGTCACCGAGGAGCCAACACCAGAGCCGGTCTTTTTGACAGCACCGCTAACCGGTGTTGAGTACCTCGAAGGCACTAACCCATACCTATTGCTCCCTGCTGTTTCAGCAAAGATTGACAACACCTATAACGGCCGGCCTCAGCTCGCTCTAAACGATGCCGACGTAGTTTACGTAACCAGGGTTGAAGGTGGCATGACCAGGTTGCTGCCCGTCTGGCACTCGAGAATGCCAGAGAGCATTGGACCGGTTCGTTCGGTTCGTCCAGTGGATGCCAGCATCATTGACCCCTACTCCGGAGTCTTTGTTTACTCCGGTGGACAGAGCCCATTCAAAAATGCTGCACGTGACACCGGCCTTGTTATGAGTGACGAGGACACCGAGCAGAGCAACGACACCTACTACCGCGAGAAGTCCCGAGTTGCCCCCTGGAACCTCTTCTTCAGGGCGCAACTGCTTCAGTCAATGCATCCAGAGCAAACCCCACCGCAAGCAGGTTTTGAATTTGCGGCGATTCCCAGCGCAGTCTCGTTGGGGACAGCGGTGACTGAATTTGAAGTCAAGTACCCGCAGCTTCGCTCAACATGGATGCCCGGTACAGCCTCCTTCCCATGGGGAGCCTCCTCAGAGCCAGCTTGGATCAGGTGGATGGATGGTTCAGAGCACCTTCAAGAAGGTGGAGACCAGGTGGTGGCAAAGAACGTAGTGGTGATGGAAGTTGAGCACGACCTGAGCTTTGTTGATCCTAAGTACGGAGCCATTCCAAAGGCCAAACTGATTGAGAACCAGGGTGTAGCGCACGTCTTCTCTGACGGTTTTTACCTAAGGGGAACCTGGTCCAAGGCCGGAAGTGAAGCCCCGATCAAGCTCTCCCTAGAGGGTGGCGAACCTCTAACGCTTGCCATTGGAAATACCTGGGTGGAGATGATGGACCTACCCAAGTCCAAGCTGAAAATCACCGAACCTGAGGTCGTGAGCGAGTAA
- a CDS encoding S8 family peptidase, whose protein sequence is MLVRFLGGLVTTVMVLLGVAAPATALTNEPAYDALNVSSSWDAGYLGQNVTIALIDQGVNLNHEYFQGQVVDGICVYQSNSSSRCPNGTRFQTGVAAASQRAIRGWLVEEEDHGNMVAGIVAGKPNTLAPGGIAPQAKLLMANTDMQPASVVAALDYIYENREKHNIVAVSMSFGILGLSSRQDLLNCNTNPVYAGVRASLKRLRSVGIIPFAAAGNGFYLDSAESWAPTCLDEAVSIGSVDSSGNIAVYNTMSTKVELLATEYAISASTYGYAQASGTSAAAPSVAASFALLKQEFKDQNSEVILSAMKLSGKKIDDVVRKDVPMVDLAAARALLAKTPINEAPVAPVVEQKITVGAYNGYVAIYTQGHEGSKLTAKVAGKWLTVNPITNQAGKSYSLTKRFTGAGYNIAVDVYIDGVKLKSTQVLTR, encoded by the coding sequence TTGCTCGTTCGATTTTTAGGCGGTTTGGTCACCACGGTCATGGTTTTGCTTGGCGTCGCTGCCCCGGCCACTGCTCTAACAAACGAGCCCGCCTACGACGCCCTGAACGTGAGCTCCTCGTGGGATGCCGGCTATCTCGGCCAGAACGTGACAATCGCCCTGATAGACCAGGGTGTCAATCTGAATCACGAATATTTTCAGGGTCAAGTCGTAGACGGAATTTGCGTTTATCAGTCCAACTCCTCCTCGCGCTGCCCGAACGGCACGCGCTTTCAAACCGGAGTAGCAGCTGCCTCTCAGCGCGCAATTCGCGGCTGGCTGGTCGAAGAGGAAGACCACGGCAACATGGTGGCGGGAATCGTTGCCGGAAAGCCCAATACGCTGGCGCCCGGAGGAATTGCCCCCCAGGCCAAGCTCCTGATGGCCAACACCGATATGCAACCGGCCTCCGTGGTAGCAGCCCTTGACTACATTTACGAGAACCGCGAAAAGCACAACATCGTTGCGGTCTCAATGAGCTTTGGAATCCTCGGCCTGTCCTCGCGCCAGGATCTTTTGAACTGCAACACCAACCCCGTTTACGCAGGCGTTAGAGCATCGCTAAAGAGACTGCGAAGTGTTGGAATCATTCCTTTCGCAGCGGCAGGTAACGGCTTCTACCTTGACTCCGCTGAGTCATGGGCACCAACCTGCCTGGACGAGGCCGTATCGATTGGCTCGGTTGACTCCTCAGGAAACATAGCTGTCTACAACACCATGAGCACCAAGGTCGAGCTGCTTGCAACCGAATACGCCATCAGTGCCAGCACCTACGGCTATGCCCAGGCCAGCGGAACCTCGGCAGCCGCCCCCTCGGTGGCAGCCAGTTTTGCGCTTTTGAAGCAGGAGTTCAAAGACCAGAACTCCGAGGTAATCCTCAGCGCCATGAAACTCTCCGGCAAAAAGATTGATGACGTAGTCCGCAAGGATGTTCCAATGGTTGACTTGGCTGCGGCCAGGGCACTGCTTGCCAAGACTCCAATCAACGAGGCACCGGTTGCCCCGGTGGTTGAGCAGAAAATCACCGTTGGTGCCTACAACGGTTACGTTGCGATCTACACCCAGGGCCACGAGGGCAGCAAGCTCACCGCAAAGGTGGCCGGCAAGTGGCTAACTGTCAACCCGATCACCAACCAAGCGGGAAAGAGCTATAGCCTGACCAAGCGCTTCACCGGAGCCGGTTACAACATTGCGGTCGATGTCTACATCGATGGCGTGAAGCTAAAAAGCACCCAGGTTTTGACCAGGTAG
- a CDS encoding winged helix-turn-helix domain-containing protein, whose product MTNLTTTKLEAKGFALYVGISEQDAEAAGLSLAEIATELRATIARLLPEKASETYATLALAPEGVTGRNLDITRVALKEPKATATKETKAAEQEAAKGLVVDLVRRRLFVDGRNAQLTCKEFELFAFLIENTGRTVTRQEIAAISERCGEPTPNARTIDVHVRRLRGKIEGYEDVIRTARGQGYRFDKHPDVLIEEL is encoded by the coding sequence ATGACAAACCTCACCACCACCAAGCTGGAAGCCAAAGGCTTCGCCCTCTACGTTGGAATCTCAGAGCAGGACGCCGAGGCCGCTGGCCTGAGCCTCGCCGAAATTGCCACCGAACTTCGTGCCACCATCGCTCGCCTGCTCCCCGAAAAAGCCAGCGAAACCTATGCCACCCTGGCCTTAGCTCCGGAGGGCGTAACCGGGCGAAACCTAGACATCACTCGCGTTGCACTGAAAGAGCCCAAGGCCACCGCAACCAAAGAAACCAAGGCAGCCGAACAGGAAGCCGCCAAAGGACTGGTGGTTGATCTGGTTAGGCGCCGCCTGTTTGTTGATGGCCGTAACGCTCAGCTCACCTGCAAGGAATTTGAGCTTTTTGCCTTCCTGATTGAGAACACCGGCAGGACCGTGACTCGTCAGGAGATCGCGGCCATCTCGGAACGCTGCGGAGAACCAACCCCGAACGCAAGAACCATAGACGTCCACGTCAGAAGACTACGCGGAAAGATTGAGGGCTACGAAGACGTGATTCGGACCGCTCGTGGTCAGGGTTACCGATTCGATAAGCACCCCGATGTCCTAATCGAGGAGCTCTAG
- a CDS encoding DedA family protein — MFLTPFRASVTDDIVAWFDVIGPVLFYLAVFGLVFAGTGLFVGAFIPFITGDSLVFAAGLIAAAHQDSINIFVMAIGVGMSAWLGDQVGYTLGRHFGRPYLDKREGKWLKKAIIRSEQFYDRYGWWSVVVARFVPWARVLIPAIAGIGKMNYYQFFSANLVGAVLWGVGLTLSGFFAYSIPWVKSFVYVIAIVVICLSLIAGYRTWKANRVS; from the coding sequence GTGTTTCTAACCCCCTTCCGCGCCTCGGTGACCGACGACATCGTTGCTTGGTTTGACGTAATTGGGCCTGTGCTCTTTTACCTCGCGGTCTTTGGTTTGGTTTTCGCTGGAACCGGCTTGTTTGTTGGAGCCTTTATCCCCTTCATCACGGGTGACTCCCTAGTATTTGCCGCAGGCCTGATAGCCGCCGCCCACCAGGACAGCATCAACATTTTTGTAATGGCCATTGGAGTTGGAATGTCGGCTTGGCTTGGAGATCAGGTTGGATACACCCTGGGTCGGCACTTTGGCCGGCCATACCTCGATAAGCGCGAGGGGAAGTGGCTCAAGAAGGCGATTATTCGCTCGGAGCAGTTTTATGACCGCTACGGCTGGTGGTCGGTAGTTGTGGCCAGATTCGTTCCCTGGGCCAGAGTCCTGATTCCCGCAATCGCCGGCATCGGCAAAATGAACTACTACCAGTTCTTCAGCGCCAACCTGGTTGGGGCTGTGCTGTGGGGAGTTGGACTAACCCTCTCGGGATTCTTTGCCTACTCAATTCCATGGGTGAAGTCTTTTGTCTACGTGATCGCAATCGTGGTTATTTGCCTGAGCCTGATTGCCGGTTACCGAACCTGGAAAGCAAACCGCGTCAGCTAG
- a CDS encoding glycosyltransferase family 2 protein → MAKKLVNVSFVMPVLNEEHYLAQAVDSVFTQKLKGEMELVVALGPSKDLTNEVAKKLKRKYGAKLQLVHSTGLTSRSLNLAIEKSKYEVVLRVDAHSALPEGYAQLAVEILNQTGAANVGGMMVAKGKTDFQSAVAYGYNNRIGLGGGSFHIGGEAGPAETVYLGVFRKSALQEVGGFSESWVRGQDWELNQRLRAKGLVVWFDPRLQVDYFPRSNWESLAKQFFKTGMWRGALTRENPAGSSIRYWIPPILVMVTVFWFPIWIYLLAIGFVALRAMAITINQKLWLMVVLPTMHYGWGAGFWWGLFRGIKRP, encoded by the coding sequence ATGGCTAAGAAGCTGGTGAATGTCTCCTTCGTTATGCCGGTGCTCAACGAGGAGCATTACCTAGCCCAAGCCGTTGACTCGGTCTTCACCCAAAAGCTCAAGGGTGAGATGGAGCTGGTTGTTGCCCTGGGTCCCTCAAAAGATCTCACCAACGAGGTGGCAAAAAAACTAAAGCGCAAGTACGGCGCCAAATTGCAGCTGGTTCACTCAACCGGCCTCACCTCAAGGTCCCTCAACCTTGCGATTGAAAAATCTAAATACGAGGTGGTGCTAAGGGTTGACGCCCACTCCGCGCTGCCTGAGGGCTACGCCCAACTGGCAGTAGAGATCCTCAACCAGACTGGCGCTGCAAATGTGGGCGGCATGATGGTCGCCAAGGGTAAGACGGACTTCCAATCCGCTGTCGCCTACGGCTACAACAACCGCATCGGCTTAGGTGGTGGGTCATTTCACATCGGCGGTGAAGCCGGCCCTGCCGAGACCGTTTACCTCGGAGTCTTTCGTAAGTCGGCGCTGCAGGAAGTGGGCGGGTTCTCCGAGTCTTGGGTGCGAGGGCAGGATTGGGAGCTAAACCAAAGACTGCGCGCCAAGGGTTTGGTGGTGTGGTTTGACCCGCGGCTTCAGGTTGACTACTTCCCCAGAAGCAACTGGGAGTCGCTGGCTAAGCAGTTTTTCAAGACCGGCATGTGGCGGGGGGCGCTGACTCGAGAGAATCCTGCCGGAAGCTCCATCCGATACTGGATTCCACCGATACTCGTGATGGTTACCGTGTTTTGGTTCCCGATTTGGATTTACCTGCTTGCGATCGGCTTTGTTGCGCTGCGAGCCATGGCGATCACCATCAACCAGAAGCTCTGGTTGATGGTTGTGCTCCCAACCATGCACTACGGCTGGGGCGCGGGTTTTTGGTGGGGGCTATTTAGGGGTATTAAAAGGCCCTAG
- the galU gene encoding UTP--glucose-1-phosphate uridylyltransferase GalU has protein sequence MTQGRFQVNKAVIPVAGLGTRFLPATKAMPKEMLPIVDKPVIQYVVEEAVTAGLADLLMITGRNKNALENHFDRVAELEHVLAKKGDEKKLFAVQESSQLADIHYTRQGDPRGLGHAVLRAKSHVGEHSFAVLLGDDVIDTRDPILPRMLEVHEQTGDNVIALMVVPKDQIHLYGCASVDATDQSDVVQVNGLVEKPKTEEAPSNLAVIGRYVLRPEMFDILEKTDPGRGGEIQLTDALEYAVEHPEVAGGVRGVVFTGRRYDTGDKLDFIKATLKIGIDREDIGSDLRGWLKEFSKDL, from the coding sequence ATGACTCAGGGACGTTTTCAAGTAAACAAGGCTGTAATTCCGGTTGCAGGACTCGGCACCAGATTCCTCCCGGCCACCAAGGCGATGCCAAAGGAAATGCTCCCGATTGTCGACAAGCCGGTTATCCAATATGTGGTTGAGGAAGCCGTAACCGCAGGCCTGGCGGATCTTTTGATGATTACCGGAAGAAACAAGAATGCCCTGGAGAATCACTTTGACCGGGTGGCCGAACTAGAGCACGTGCTGGCCAAAAAAGGCGACGAGAAAAAGCTATTCGCCGTCCAAGAGTCTTCGCAGCTGGCTGACATCCACTACACCCGACAGGGCGACCCGCGCGGCCTCGGGCACGCTGTCCTGAGGGCCAAGAGCCATGTTGGTGAGCACAGCTTTGCCGTTCTTCTGGGTGATGACGTAATTGACACCAGAGACCCAATCCTTCCTCGCATGCTCGAGGTTCACGAGCAAACCGGCGACAACGTGATTGCCCTGATGGTTGTGCCAAAGGACCAAATTCACCTCTACGGCTGTGCATCGGTTGATGCCACCGATCAGTCCGATGTGGTTCAGGTGAACGGTCTGGTCGAGAAGCCAAAAACCGAAGAGGCGCCTTCAAACCTCGCCGTGATTGGACGCTATGTTCTGCGTCCAGAGATGTTTGACATTCTGGAGAAGACCGATCCGGGTCGTGGCGGGGAGATTCAACTAACCGATGCTCTCGAGTACGCGGTTGAACACCCTGAGGTTGCTGGAGGGGTTCGCGGCGTGGTCTTCACCGGTAGGCGGTATGACACCGGTGACAAATTGGACTTCATCAAGGCAACGCTCAAGATTGGTATTGACCGCGAGGACATTGGCTCCGACCTGCGCGGTTGGCTAAAAGAGTTCTCTAAAGATCTTTAG
- a CDS encoding SGNH/GDSL hydrolase family protein: MQTFHGVVIGKPYRSYVAIGDSLSEGLGDFTFQADRYHNGWTDRLAGILAREASDSNYEFHYANLALRGSKLSKIMTEQLPAALNLQPDLVTVMAGSNDLMSKPQSLPKLRELLRDGIEQLLAAGCDVVVANTINPLHLRVFKPLRHKAELFSTLIETVADEFDLPVLDVYGIRDFEQLVFWADDMVHFSGHGHIAIANQAAELLNLNYRFPQPDISQLAPVSRGLIETVRWVGRDVIPFFDRRLKGKTSGDGMLPKHLQLTPYAPKDQHPTWELVSA; the protein is encoded by the coding sequence ATGCAAACGTTCCATGGTGTCGTGATTGGTAAGCCTTACCGCTCCTACGTGGCAATCGGAGATTCGCTCTCCGAGGGCCTGGGTGACTTCACCTTTCAAGCTGACCGCTATCACAACGGCTGGACCGATCGCCTAGCAGGCATTCTCGCCCGCGAAGCCAGCGATTCTAATTACGAATTCCACTATGCCAACCTCGCGCTCAGAGGATCCAAGCTCTCAAAAATCATGACCGAGCAGTTGCCGGCGGCGCTCAACCTTCAGCCAGACCTGGTAACCGTTATGGCGGGCTCCAATGATTTGATGTCAAAGCCCCAGTCGCTTCCAAAGCTGCGCGAACTGCTCAGGGATGGAATTGAGCAGCTGCTGGCCGCCGGCTGCGACGTAGTGGTGGCAAATACCATCAACCCGCTTCACCTTCGAGTTTTCAAGCCACTGCGACACAAAGCCGAGTTGTTTTCTACCCTGATCGAAACTGTCGCGGACGAATTTGACCTGCCGGTCCTGGATGTTTACGGAATTAGAGATTTTGAGCAGTTGGTCTTCTGGGCCGATGACATGGTTCACTTCTCGGGCCACGGCCACATCGCGATCGCCAACCAGGCCGCTGAACTGCTAAACCTCAACTACCGTTTCCCCCAGCCTGACATAAGCCAGCTCGCGCCAGTTTCGAGGGGCCTAATTGAGACGGTGCGGTGGGTTGGCAGAGACGTGATTCCATTTTTTGATCGCCGCCTCAAGGGCAAGACCTCAGGGGATGGCATGCTGCCCAAGCACCTGCAGCTAACCCCCTATGCGCCCAAGGACCAGCACCCAACCTGGGAGTTGGTTAGCGCTTAG
- a CDS encoding polysaccharide pyruvyl transferase family protein — MSNRDVVICSFYTPDEYYGGHARELREQLTAIGVGHELLEIQKNPGEDWADVTRRKIGFIRDICHKHPDKMVFWIDVDCRITHLPDYISNTTADLIGFQRSFGSPLQIGYHNRTRFWEPSFWGVNATEQGRKLVEDAYELEQRADIKATDDYFLEEAWRANAKKLTFQMIPATAIVRDRKLVEPGSRDSFFVFGSSGNVADFKDKVVQHGTGSKTSTKKKLLKQAKKIEKALPDSIKKPLRRLADSTGVTGLLTSGKAKSIDPERSRMVGEMLGGGIKGDAQLFVKARAEFENKYIPSFGEASIIHASEAFLSYAGKESDDLIRLAWWSKPFPGNFGDWLSPLIVSHYTPARITLQSPVKPAAKKHIIALGSIGRFIKANSVVLGTGISTDDVELNRKADYVSVRGPITARVLKESGGPSVENFGDPGLALSRIIPVTRGETNGRIAFIRHFSHTSIPMQLPEHMDELSVLMSKPDTIADFVATLAKYDKVLTSAMHVMITCQSYGIPCGLVTFEGYEENVHGSGIKYEDYALGAGVEVMNPQVVGLDLSRQNLDNLIRDIRVSEAKKDEVIEHIHQALSRFGKK; from the coding sequence GTGAGTAACCGCGACGTAGTGATCTGTAGTTTCTATACCCCCGATGAGTATTACGGCGGTCACGCCAGAGAGCTCAGAGAGCAGCTAACCGCCATCGGCGTTGGCCACGAGCTACTGGAAATTCAAAAGAACCCAGGTGAAGACTGGGCCGACGTCACCCGCCGCAAGATTGGCTTTATTCGCGACATCTGTCACAAGCACCCCGACAAGATGGTGTTCTGGATCGATGTTGACTGCCGCATCACTCACCTACCGGACTACATCTCCAACACCACCGCAGACCTAATTGGTTTCCAGCGCAGCTTTGGTTCTCCGCTGCAGATTGGCTACCACAACCGCACCAGGTTTTGGGAGCCTAGCTTCTGGGGCGTAAACGCTACCGAGCAGGGCCGCAAGCTGGTTGAAGATGCCTACGAACTCGAGCAACGCGCCGATATCAAGGCCACCGACGACTACTTCCTTGAGGAAGCTTGGCGAGCAAATGCCAAGAAGCTCACTTTCCAGATGATCCCCGCAACCGCAATCGTTCGCGATCGCAAACTGGTTGAACCTGGCTCGAGAGACTCCTTCTTCGTCTTTGGCTCCTCGGGCAACGTGGCTGACTTCAAGGACAAGGTGGTGCAGCACGGCACCGGGTCCAAGACCTCAACCAAGAAGAAGCTCTTGAAGCAGGCCAAGAAGATTGAGAAGGCACTGCCGGACTCAATCAAGAAGCCACTGCGCAGACTTGCCGACTCAACCGGTGTAACCGGCCTACTCACCTCGGGCAAGGCCAAGAGCATTGACCCAGAGCGCTCCCGCATGGTTGGTGAGATGCTCGGTGGCGGTATCAAGGGTGACGCCCAACTCTTTGTGAAGGCCAGGGCTGAGTTTGAAAATAAGTACATCCCCAGCTTTGGTGAAGCTTCCATAATTCACGCCTCCGAGGCGTTCCTGAGCTATGCGGGTAAAGAATCCGACGATCTGATTCGCCTGGCCTGGTGGTCAAAGCCATTCCCCGGAAACTTTGGTGACTGGCTGAGCCCGCTGATTGTCTCCCACTACACCCCGGCCAGGATTACCCTGCAGTCCCCGGTGAAGCCAGCGGCCAAAAAGCACATCATTGCCCTGGGCTCAATTGGCCGCTTCATAAAGGCAAACTCCGTGGTCTTGGGAACCGGTATTTCAACAGATGACGTTGAGCTCAACCGCAAAGCTGACTACGTCTCGGTCCGCGGCCCAATCACCGCTCGGGTACTAAAAGAATCTGGTGGACCATCGGTTGAAAACTTTGGAGATCCTGGTCTTGCCCTCTCCAGAATCATTCCCGTGACCAGAGGTGAGACCAACGGTCGCATCGCGTTTATCCGCCACTTCTCTCACACCTCAATTCCAATGCAGCTGCCAGAGCACATGGATGAGCTTTCGGTCTTGATGTCAAAGCCCGACACCATTGCAGATTTCGTTGCAACCCTGGCTAAGTACGACAAGGTCCTCACCTCAGCAATGCACGTGATGATTACCTGCCAGTCCTACGGCATCCCCTGCGGTCTGGTTACCTTCGAGGGCTACGAGGAAAACGTTCACGGCTCAGGCATCAAGTATGAGGATTACGCACTGGGTGCCGGAGTTGAGGTCATGAATCCGCAGGTGGTTGGGCTTGACCTAAGCCGTCAGAACCTTGACAACCTGATCAGGGATATCCGGGTCAGCGAGGCAAAGAAGGATGAGGTCATTGAGCACATCCACCAGGCCCTTTCGAGGTTTGGGAAGAAGTAA
- a CDS encoding ATP-binding protein gives MQDFHQGLDTITKRVLSLVEKKLTPVILIDGRAASGKSSLAKELKNRLFKELEQAPRVIHMDDLYPGWEGLEAGSHYLVRQILSPLAKGEIAHWQIWNWEQSKRGNPAEPGDGHREFEGGTPLIVEGCGALSRASSELADLRIFLEADDQLRKQRWQERDQGRFDDYWAIWAAQEDVFYQQEKSESLAEIRLTS, from the coding sequence ATGCAAGATTTCCACCAGGGGTTAGACACCATAACCAAGCGGGTTCTTAGCCTGGTGGAGAAAAAACTCACACCGGTGATTTTGATTGACGGTCGAGCTGCCAGCGGAAAATCCTCCCTCGCAAAAGAGCTAAAGAACCGGCTTTTCAAAGAGCTTGAGCAGGCGCCCCGGGTAATTCACATGGATGACCTCTACCCGGGCTGGGAAGGACTGGAGGCTGGTTCTCACTACCTGGTGAGGCAAATCCTCTCACCACTGGCAAAGGGCGAAATCGCCCACTGGCAGATTTGGAATTGGGAGCAATCTAAGCGCGGCAACCCCGCAGAGCCGGGGGATGGCCACCGAGAGTTTGAAGGCGGGACACCACTGATCGTCGAGGGTTGCGGAGCCCTCTCGCGGGCAAGTTCAGAGTTAGCGGACCTGAGGATTTTTCTCGAAGCGGATGACCAACTTAGAAAACAGCGCTGGCAGGAGCGTGACCAGGGTCGCTTTGATGATTACTGGGCGATTTGGGCCGCGCAAGAGGATGTGTTTTATCAGCAGGAAAAATCTGAGTCGTTGGCAGAGATCAGGCTAACTAGCTGA